The following coding sequences lie in one Aquabacterium olei genomic window:
- a CDS encoding MFS transporter: MRQSDRSPWWVVVGALLGLTVGNGPVMQFTFGVFVKPLTEAFETDRGTVSGALLIGLVATGIATPVIGRLVDRHGTRRVALPAIVLFALCMMAIGWVAQSPLSLMLAYGVCGVVAAGQTPLPYSKAIAMTFDRHRGLALGVATAGVGLGTMLMPMLAQKLISVWGWRGAYIGLGVVTLLVAWPAMRWMVSAPHAVQGRASHKAMPAQAGLSRGEAMRTGAFWLLAVSFFAVALAASGVVAHIVPIMTDRGVSPAQATSAISAAGLALIVGRLAAGWLLDRLHGPLVALVFFSLPLIGIGMLLFSTSPALGVPAAVLVGLGLGAEVDLIAFLQSRYLGLKAFGELYGYLFAIFMLGSGLGPFLMGQSFRLQQSYDPALWLLSGGLVLACLAMMRMGPYAFGGIPATEPMAEDPAPSERASEAAPTTRAA; the protein is encoded by the coding sequence ATGAGACAGTCAGACAGAAGCCCCTGGTGGGTGGTGGTCGGCGCCCTGCTGGGCCTGACCGTGGGCAACGGCCCGGTCATGCAATTCACGTTCGGGGTCTTCGTCAAGCCATTGACGGAAGCCTTCGAGACCGACCGAGGCACGGTCTCGGGCGCCTTGTTGATCGGTCTGGTGGCCACGGGCATCGCCACGCCCGTGATCGGCCGACTGGTCGACCGCCACGGCACGCGGCGCGTGGCCTTGCCCGCCATCGTGCTGTTTGCGCTGTGCATGATGGCGATCGGCTGGGTGGCCCAGTCACCGCTGTCACTGATGCTGGCTTATGGCGTGTGCGGCGTGGTGGCAGCCGGCCAGACCCCGCTGCCGTACAGCAAGGCCATCGCCATGACGTTCGACCGCCACCGCGGGCTGGCACTCGGTGTGGCCACGGCGGGCGTCGGGCTGGGCACCATGCTGATGCCCATGCTGGCCCAGAAGCTGATCTCCGTGTGGGGATGGCGAGGCGCCTACATCGGACTGGGGGTCGTGACCTTGCTGGTGGCCTGGCCCGCGATGCGCTGGATGGTGTCTGCACCGCATGCCGTTCAGGGGCGCGCCAGCCACAAGGCGATGCCGGCACAAGCCGGCCTGAGCCGCGGCGAGGCCATGCGCACGGGCGCGTTCTGGCTCCTGGCTGTGTCCTTCTTTGCCGTGGCGCTGGCCGCCTCAGGCGTGGTGGCCCACATCGTGCCCATCATGACGGACCGCGGCGTCTCACCGGCGCAGGCGACGTCAGCCATCAGCGCCGCCGGCCTGGCGCTCATCGTGGGGCGGCTTGCAGCCGGTTGGTTGCTGGACCGCCTGCATGGCCCGCTGGTGGCCCTGGTGTTCTTCAGCCTGCCGCTCATCGGCATTGGCATGCTGTTGTTCAGCACAAGTCCCGCACTGGGCGTGCCGGCGGCCGTGCTGGTGGGCTTGGGCCTCGGGGCCGAGGTGGATCTGATCGCCTTTCTGCAGTCTCGCTACCTGGGGTTGAAGGCCTTCGGCGAGTTGTACGGCTACCTGTTTGCGATCTTCATGCTGGGTTCGGGTTTGGGCCCATTCCTGATGGGACAGAGCTTTCGCCTGCAACAGAGCTACGACCCGGCATTGTGGCTGCTCAGCGGCGGCTTGGTGCTTGCGTGCCTCGCCATGATGCGCATGGGCCCCTACGCCTTTGGCGGCATCCCGGCCACCGAGCCGATGGCAGAAGACCCCGCGCCCTCCGAACGCGCTTCGGAAGCCGCCCCGACCACCCGCGCGGCCTGA
- a CDS encoding porin has protein sequence MQNTFTSCALRILATFTLTLSTLSVSQAQVGSALVLYGAVDLSLTHVSNTNAAGQDTTSIASGSFLPSVWGIRGQEDLGGGLQAFFKLENSFNVDTGAVTTNASFFNRFALLGLRTPYGTVTAGRLGSMQFDFTAMGYDLTMLDTYGIVALGALPPALFKINNAIKYESPTWGGWRGSLMTSSGQELPEASGAGRYSGAAIEYAQGDFKARATHEVTRGNLTGTLDQSGLTDKRTSVAARWNIDALSLFADYVSVQGDLRITPRGHVWQGGVGYRIAPRWQLIGEFGVYRYSDSNGRPALAHLIAQYDLSKRTLLYGFWTKVNNHGGSQVGAAFATSTSKPGQSQSALGLGVSHRF, from the coding sequence ATGCAGAACACCTTCACTTCATGCGCTTTGCGCATCCTTGCCACCTTCACCCTGACACTGTCCACCCTCTCCGTTTCGCAGGCCCAGGTCGGCAGCGCACTGGTGCTGTACGGCGCGGTCGACCTGTCGTTGACGCACGTCTCGAACACGAATGCCGCGGGCCAAGACACGACATCGATCGCCTCCGGCAGCTTCCTGCCTTCGGTGTGGGGCATCCGGGGTCAGGAAGACCTCGGCGGCGGCCTGCAGGCCTTCTTCAAACTGGAAAACAGCTTCAATGTCGACACGGGGGCCGTCACCACCAACGCCTCCTTTTTCAACCGTTTTGCCCTGCTGGGATTGCGTACGCCCTATGGCACGGTCACCGCGGGCCGACTGGGCAGCATGCAGTTCGACTTCACGGCCATGGGTTACGACCTCACCATGCTCGACACTTACGGCATCGTGGCGCTCGGGGCCCTTCCGCCCGCGCTGTTCAAGATCAACAACGCGATCAAATACGAGAGCCCGACATGGGGAGGTTGGCGCGGCAGCCTCATGACGTCGAGCGGCCAGGAACTGCCGGAAGCCAGCGGGGCTGGGCGCTACAGCGGCGCAGCCATCGAGTATGCGCAAGGCGACTTCAAGGCCCGTGCGACACACGAGGTCACGCGCGGCAACCTCACCGGCACACTCGACCAGTCCGGCCTCACCGACAAGCGGACTTCGGTGGCTGCGCGCTGGAACATCGATGCCCTCTCGCTGTTTGCCGATTACGTGTCGGTCCAGGGCGACCTCCGCATCACACCGCGCGGGCATGTCTGGCAAGGCGGCGTCGGATACCGCATCGCCCCCCGTTGGCAGTTGATCGGCGAGTTTGGCGTCTACCGCTACAGCGACTCGAACGGCCGCCCGGCACTGGCGCACTTGATCGCGCAATATGACCTTTCAAAGCGGACCTTGCTCTATGGCTTCTGGACCAAGGTCAACAACCACGGAGGCAGCCAGGTCGGCGCGGCCTTTGCCACGTCGACGTCGAAGCCGGGACAGTCCCAGTCGGCCCTCGGCCTCGGTGTGTCGCACCGTTTCTGA
- a CDS encoding carboxylesterase/lipase family protein: MVSAVAGALTALPGLAGGASGSSGSSPHHEATPITLRLDDGLVIGRRDGDSEAFLGLPYAQPPVGEARWRAPRAASRLHGVRDARTPGPVCMQPMAPRGPEATLAQRPMSEDCLTLNIWRPLQRQHHALPIMVWLHGGAFRLGAGSLYLYNGAALAARQAILVTVNYRLGPFGFLAHPALNRDDEPGVNHGLLDQIAALRWIQDHARQLGGDPQRITLFGESAGGASVGYLMTTPLAKGLFHRAIIQSGALDLPERTRQQGEQTAARLLAPVAGPAPTAEDLRQLPARVLIDLPWQRQDTMPMVDGQVVRKPMRQAFRDGDAAPMPLLIGSNDAESGFFPPAWSQAVVQQLGDRWAAVRAQMPLPPAAGEAERAQRLATDVFATLPTWQVAQAHAGQAPVYLYRYGHVAAAQRGHAAGAIHTAELPLLFTPEGVGHPAREDAFVAAALQRWWTHFAHSGRPTPRHDRWPRLTAHAPRLMWIDAAGGQAITVPDRTWLDILALHPDVHAN, from the coding sequence ATGGTGTCCGCGGTCGCCGGTGCGCTGACCGCCCTTCCCGGGCTGGCCGGTGGGGCTTCCGGCTCAAGCGGTTCCTCGCCCCATCATGAGGCCACACCGATCACACTGCGTCTTGACGACGGCCTGGTGATCGGCCGTCGGGACGGAGACAGCGAGGCCTTTCTCGGCCTGCCCTATGCCCAACCGCCGGTGGGCGAAGCACGATGGCGGGCGCCGCGTGCTGCATCCCGCCTGCACGGCGTCCGGGATGCCCGGACACCGGGGCCCGTCTGTATGCAGCCCATGGCACCACGCGGGCCCGAGGCCACCCTCGCACAACGCCCCATGTCGGAAGACTGCCTGACCCTCAACATCTGGCGTCCCCTGCAGCGGCAGCACCACGCCTTGCCCATCATGGTGTGGCTGCACGGTGGCGCCTTCCGGCTCGGCGCCGGCTCGCTCTATCTGTACAACGGCGCGGCCCTGGCCGCCAGGCAGGCCATCCTCGTCACGGTGAACTACCGGCTCGGGCCCTTTGGCTTCCTGGCCCACCCGGCACTGAATCGCGATGACGAACCCGGCGTCAACCACGGCCTGCTGGATCAGATCGCCGCGCTGCGCTGGATTCAAGACCATGCGCGCCAACTGGGCGGCGACCCGCAACGCATCACGCTGTTCGGCGAGTCGGCCGGCGGGGCCTCGGTGGGCTATCTGATGACGACACCGCTGGCCAAGGGCCTCTTTCACCGCGCCATCATCCAGTCTGGCGCGCTTGACCTGCCCGAGCGCACACGACAACAAGGCGAACAGACCGCAGCACGCCTCCTCGCGCCGGTGGCCGGGCCAGCGCCCACCGCGGAAGACTTGCGCCAACTGCCAGCCCGGGTACTCATCGATCTGCCCTGGCAACGACAGGACACGATGCCAATGGTGGATGGGCAGGTCGTCCGCAAGCCGATGCGTCAGGCGTTCCGCGATGGCGATGCCGCCCCGATGCCCCTGCTGATCGGCAGCAACGATGCCGAGTCCGGCTTCTTCCCGCCGGCCTGGTCCCAGGCGGTCGTGCAGCAACTCGGTGACCGCTGGGCCGCGGTGCGTGCGCAAATGCCCCTGCCCCCTGCAGCAGGCGAGGCCGAACGCGCCCAGCGCCTTGCCACCGACGTCTTCGCCACCCTGCCCACCTGGCAGGTGGCCCAGGCGCACGCGGGCCAGGCGCCGGTGTACCTCTATCGCTATGGCCACGTCGCTGCCGCACAACGCGGTCACGCCGCTGGCGCCATTCACACGGCCGAGTTGCCGCTGCTCTTCACCCCGGAAGGCGTGGGACACCCTGCACGCGAAGACGCATTCGTGGCCGCCGCGCTGCAACGCTGGTGGACCCACTTTGCCCACAGCGGCCGCCCCACGCCCCGGCATGACCGCTGGCCCAGACTGACCGCCCATGCACCACGCCTGATGTGGATCGACGCGGCCGGAGGACAAGCCATCACGGTACCGGACCGCACATGGCTGGACATCCTCGCGCTCCACCCCGACGTGCACGCCAACTGA